From Benincasa hispida cultivar B227 unplaced genomic scaffold, ASM972705v1 Contig701, whole genome shotgun sequence, one genomic window encodes:
- the LOC120069947 gene encoding serine/threonine-protein phosphatase PP1 has product MMTMEGIEKGVLDDIIRRLLEGRGGKQVQLSEAEIRHLCVNARQIFLSQPNLLRLSAPIRICGDIHGQYKDLLRLFEYGGYPPSANYLFLGDYVDRGKQSLETICLLLAYKIRHPNKVFLLRGNHEDAKINRIYGFYDECKRRFNVRLWKIFTDCFNCMPVAALIDDKILCMHGGLSPDLKSLDQITQLPRPIEIPDNGLLCDLLWSDPDPSIQGWADSDRGVSCTFGPDRVADFLDKNDLDLICRGHQVVEDGYEFFAKRRLVTIFSAPNYGGEFDNAGALLSVDESLVCSFEILKPEQKASGSSSGVILKKPPKIGRS; this is encoded by the exons ATGATGACAATGGAAGGAATTGAAAAGGGGGTTTTGGATGATATAATTAGAAGGTTGTTGGAAGGGAGAGGGGGCAAACAAGTCCAGCTTTCAGAGGCTGAAATTCGCCATCTCTGTGTCAACGCCAGGCAAATTTTCCTCTCTCAACCAAATCTCTTACGCCTTAGTGCTCCTATTCGCATCTGTG GTGATATACATGGTCAATACAAAGATCTTCTTAGACTATTTGAATATGGTGGGTACCCTCCTTCTGCAAATTATCTCTTTCTTGGCGATTATGTAGACCGAGGGAAGCAAAGTTTGGAAACAATATGTTTACTTTTGGCGTATAAAATAAGACACCCAAATAAAGTATTTCTCTTGAGGGGGAACCACGAAGATGCGAAGATCAACCGAATCTATGGTTTctatgatgaatgtaaaaggaGGTTTAATGTTAGGCTTTGGAAAATATTTACCGATTGTTTCAACTGCATGCCTGTGGCTGCACTTATTGATGATAAGATCCTTTGTATGCATGGAGGACTATCTCCAGATTTGAAAAGTTTGGATCAGATTACACAACTTCCAAGGCCGATCGAGATTCCTGACAATGGTCTTCTCTGTGATCTGCtttggtctgatcctgatcctAGTATTCAGGGATGGGCAGACAGTGATCGAGGCGTTTCTTGTACATTTGGACCAGATCGAGTAGCTGACTTCTTAGATAAGAATGACCTTGATCTCATTTGTCGTGGTCATCAG GTGGTGGAAGATGGATATGAATTCTTTGCCAAAAGAAGGTTGGTCACCATATTTTCTGCTCCAAACTACGGTGGAGAGTTTGATAATGCAGGTGCTCTATTGAGTGTCGATGAATCTCTTGTTTGTTCTTTTGAGATATTGAAACCCGAACAAAAAGCATCAGGCAGCAGTTCGGGAGTAATACTTAAGAAG CCTCCCAAAATAGGAAGATCTTGA